In Microbacterium sp. SLBN-146, one genomic interval encodes:
- a CDS encoding response regulator transcription factor, which produces MSDATMIAIVDDHELIALAIQGILADTDGLAFARHAPTVSALVSRPRDADIVLLDLSLRDGSSPAENVEALREWGAAVVVLTSAEDPYLVREAARTAAEGLLRKSARSEVLRASLLDAARGRLAVSPEWASALDTDPLMDAAPLTDRERQVLSLYASGLGAKQVASRLYVSENTVDDHLRRIRSIYQQIGRPAATKIDLYRRGVEDGFLPGPTRG; this is translated from the coding sequence GTGTCGGATGCCACGATGATCGCGATCGTCGACGACCACGAGCTCATCGCCCTCGCCATCCAGGGGATCCTCGCCGACACGGACGGCCTGGCGTTCGCGCGACACGCGCCCACCGTCTCTGCCCTCGTATCCCGCCCGCGCGATGCGGACATCGTGCTGCTGGACCTCAGCCTCCGCGACGGGAGCAGCCCCGCCGAGAACGTCGAGGCTTTGCGCGAGTGGGGTGCCGCGGTCGTCGTGCTGACCTCGGCGGAAGATCCCTACCTCGTCCGCGAGGCCGCGCGCACCGCCGCGGAGGGGCTCTTGCGCAAGTCCGCGCGGAGCGAGGTGCTGCGCGCCTCGCTGCTCGACGCGGCACGAGGACGGCTGGCGGTCAGCCCCGAGTGGGCCTCAGCGCTCGACACCGACCCGCTCATGGATGCCGCTCCCCTGACCGACCGGGAGCGACAGGTGCTCTCCCTCTACGCCTCCGGCTTGGGGGCGAAGCAGGTCGCGAGCCGGCTGTACGTCAGCGAGAACACGGTCGACGATCACCTTCGCCGCATCCGGAGTATCTATCAGCAGATCGGTCGGCCGGCGGCGACGAAGATCGACCTGTATCGGCGGGGCGTGGAGGACGGCTTCCTGCCGGGACCGACGCGTGGCTGA
- a CDS encoding ABC transporter permease: MTAHVVGDTTVLTGRSLRHILRSPDTIVTTAVMPIAIMLLFVFVFGGAIETGAMPYVDYLLPGILLITIASGIAYTSYRLFLDLQGGVFERFQSMPIVRSSILWAHVLTSLVANLVSLAIVVGVALLLGFRTGAGVLAWLAVFGILVLFTLALTWVAVIAGLSASTVDGASAFSYPLIFLPFLSSAFVPTDTMPAPVAWFAENQPVTPIVDTIRALFAGDPVGGAIWVALAWCVGILVAAYLVANLVYRRRFR; this comes from the coding sequence ATGACCGCGCACGTCGTCGGCGACACGACCGTCCTCACCGGCAGGTCGCTGCGTCACATCCTCCGCAGCCCCGACACGATCGTCACGACCGCCGTCATGCCGATCGCCATCATGCTCCTGTTCGTCTTCGTCTTCGGGGGTGCGATCGAGACCGGGGCGATGCCCTACGTGGACTATCTGCTCCCCGGCATCCTGCTCATCACGATCGCTTCGGGGATCGCCTACACGTCGTATCGGTTGTTCCTCGACCTGCAGGGCGGGGTGTTCGAGCGGTTCCAGTCGATGCCGATCGTGCGATCGAGCATCCTGTGGGCGCACGTCCTGACGTCGCTCGTGGCGAATCTCGTCTCGCTCGCCATCGTCGTCGGCGTCGCGCTCCTCCTCGGGTTCCGCACCGGTGCGGGTGTGCTCGCGTGGCTCGCGGTGTTCGGCATCCTCGTCCTCTTCACGCTCGCGCTGACGTGGGTCGCCGTCATCGCAGGGCTCTCGGCCTCGACCGTCGACGGCGCCAGCGCGTTCTCGTATCCGCTCATCTTCCTGCCGTTCCTCAGCTCGGCCTTCGTGCCGACCGACACGATGCCCGCGCCCGTCGCGTGGTTCGCCGAGAACCAGCCGGTGACCCCGATCGTCGACACGATCCGCGCGCTCTTCGCGGGGGATCCCGTGGGCGGCGCCATCTGGGTCGCGCTGGCGTGGTGCGTCGGCATCCTCGTCGCGGCCTACCTCGTCGCGAACCTGGTCTACCGCCGCCGCTTCCGCTGA
- a CDS encoding ABC transporter ATP-binding protein, translating to MTEAAIHVQGVEKSFGALHVLRGVDLDVARGTIFALLGSNGAGKTTLVRILSTLAKADAGTVAVHGFDVGAQAAEVRRSISLTGQFAAVDEILTGRENLVLVARLRHLDDPGRIADGLLRRFALTDAANRRAGTYSGGMRRRLDIAMSLIGDPPVIFLDEPTTGLDPEGRIDVWNAIRELAAGGTTVLLTTQYLDEAEQLADRIAILHEGRIIVNGTLAELKALLPPAKVEYVEKQPTLEEIFLALIGTDKKEVA from the coding sequence GTGACCGAGGCGGCCATCCATGTCCAGGGCGTCGAGAAGTCGTTCGGCGCGCTCCACGTCCTCCGCGGCGTCGACCTCGACGTCGCGCGGGGCACGATCTTCGCGCTCCTCGGCTCGAACGGCGCGGGAAAGACGACTCTCGTGCGCATCCTCTCGACGCTCGCGAAAGCCGATGCCGGGACGGTCGCCGTTCACGGCTTCGACGTCGGTGCGCAGGCCGCCGAGGTGCGGCGGTCGATCAGCCTCACGGGCCAGTTCGCGGCCGTCGACGAGATCCTCACCGGGCGCGAGAACCTCGTGCTGGTGGCGCGGCTCCGCCACCTCGACGACCCTGGCCGCATCGCGGACGGTCTGCTGCGGCGCTTCGCGCTGACGGATGCCGCGAACCGTCGTGCCGGGACGTATTCGGGAGGCATGCGCCGTCGGCTCGACATCGCGATGAGCCTCATCGGGGACCCGCCGGTGATCTTCCTCGACGAGCCGACGACGGGACTCGATCCCGAGGGTCGCATCGACGTCTGGAACGCCATCAGGGAGCTCGCAGCGGGCGGTACGACCGTCCTCCTGACGACCCAGTACCTCGACGAGGCCGAGCAGCTCGCCGATCGGATCGCCATCCTCCACGAAGGGCGGATCATCGTGAACGGCACCCTCGCCGAGCTGAAGGCCCTCCTCCCGCCGGCGAAGGTCGAGTACGTCGAGAAGCAGCCGACGCTCGAGGAGATCTTCCTCGCCCTCATCGGCACCGACAAGAAGGAGGTCGCGTGA
- a CDS encoding histidine phosphatase family protein, with the protein MMLTRLWLVRHGESIANVAATRAERDGVEVIPIDVRDADVPLSSTGREQAAALGHWLARHGDGIEAFYASPYLRARETLAIGLDASGRDTDASVFIDERLRDRELGILDLLTRTGVARRHPEEAERRRHLGKYYHRPPGGESWADVALRLRSFLADAEARHEESALIVAHDAVVMLILSLLLPLDESQLLEFAASRTVLNASVTHLERSSDGWGLVEFSNVAHLQVEGADVTAHPGSPDVEPE; encoded by the coding sequence ATGATGCTCACGAGACTGTGGCTCGTGAGGCACGGAGAGAGCATCGCGAACGTCGCCGCGACGAGGGCGGAGCGCGACGGTGTCGAGGTCATCCCCATCGACGTGCGCGACGCAGACGTCCCCCTGTCGTCGACGGGGAGGGAACAGGCCGCCGCCCTCGGCCACTGGCTCGCTCGGCACGGCGATGGGATCGAGGCCTTCTACGCGTCTCCGTATCTGCGTGCGCGCGAGACGCTCGCGATCGGGCTCGACGCTTCCGGACGGGACACCGACGCTTCCGTCTTCATCGATGAGCGCCTCCGCGATCGCGAGTTGGGGATCCTCGATCTGCTCACCCGCACGGGCGTGGCGCGGCGTCATCCCGAAGAGGCCGAGCGCCGCCGCCACCTCGGCAAGTACTACCATCGCCCGCCCGGCGGTGAGTCGTGGGCCGACGTCGCACTGCGACTGAGGTCCTTCCTCGCTGATGCGGAGGCGCGCCATGAGGAGTCGGCCCTGATCGTCGCGCACGACGCCGTCGTGATGCTGATCCTGTCGCTCCTCCTTCCCCTCGACGAGTCTCAGCTCCTCGAGTTCGCGGCATCGCGCACCGTGCTCAATGCCTCCGTCACGCACCTCGAGAGATCGTCCGACGGTTGGGGTCTCGTCGAATTTTCGAACGTCGCGCATCTCCAGGTCGAGGGCGCAGATGTGACGGCGCACCCGGGGAGCCCCGATGTCGAACCGGAGTGA
- a CDS encoding SRPBCC family protein, whose translation MARNTRFLHCSPDDVFRVFRDAWLYPSWVVGASRMRDVDDAWPAVGSRLHHSFGVWPLVIDDVTEVVDWSPSHRFAMRAKGWPIGEAGIVIDVKPRGDGCVVRIQEEAVRGPGHWVPRVIFDPLMRWRNAETLHRLAYLAEGMAARAVEPTTADRERD comes from the coding sequence ATGGCCAGGAACACGCGATTCCTCCACTGCTCACCGGACGACGTCTTCCGGGTCTTCCGCGACGCCTGGCTCTACCCCTCGTGGGTCGTCGGAGCCTCCCGCATGCGCGACGTCGACGACGCATGGCCGGCGGTCGGCAGCAGGCTCCACCACTCGTTCGGGGTCTGGCCGCTCGTGATCGACGACGTCACCGAGGTCGTGGACTGGTCGCCGTCGCACCGCTTCGCGATGCGCGCGAAAGGGTGGCCGATCGGCGAGGCGGGGATCGTCATCGACGTCAAGCCGCGCGGGGACGGCTGCGTCGTGCGCATCCAGGAAGAAGCCGTGCGGGGCCCGGGCCACTGGGTTCCCCGCGTGATCTTCGATCCGCTCATGCGGTGGCGGAACGCCGAGACACTCCATCGCCTCGCCTACCTCGCCGAAGGCATGGCCGCCCGTGCTGTCGAGCCCACGACCGCCGATCGAGAGAGGGACTGA
- a CDS encoding ATP-binding protein yields the protein MADVGGTELVSRRVLAVTAACIVVVIALAAPPMTGGGATLPDWYIALVGTVVVLVVAVGVLAPWLNIRMLRVGAGIGAAGYLLAVMGFTAAIPFTVSLERVPWMLSTVGLGSGLALLAGGVPFASFTLVYGAVMGFSYRLLFGGLDLDGIVNDLQSVMTAAVGCLLVARLLDVSRSTDRARATEAEASARAAAERGRLAARSRAAALVHDEVLATLTIAATTGAAASMIPRGAVSHQAAKARTLVEQLDREGASPVGELRARLEALTTAADAELDVALASTVEPTPAAEEALLAAVRQALDNSVRHAGAGATRRVSLRATADGITIEVVDDGCGFDPDAVPRDRLGIATSVLRRVRDVPGGVASVRSAPGQGTVVSVGWAPWRGTPAGSPTRTRPLRGVVIATVAVFVVTQGAAATAAALAGPVWWTPPILLLALLVLGAVLRGAARPVPSARVAGLIALGAVAVAVAGAAVSPYGFGAWWFVAASAFVLAFLALSGRPLIAVIAQSATAVLLLAIVGVRDDDLVTLGYAITRPLLIVAVSVAVSIVIARLLRRRRLLDTQTIADAGMQAWDAAARAELAHGATMLRARVVPVLNRLADDDPLDEHDRSACASLEGQLRDEYRAGVLVRDPLDAAVRAARARGVDVVLLDDGDGSASDVLVDEVARWMAPLVDGARQRVLGRLLPAGRSTIATIVTDDETTLFRGRDDLPA from the coding sequence GTGGCTGACGTCGGGGGGACGGAGCTCGTCAGTCGGCGCGTCCTCGCCGTCACGGCGGCCTGCATCGTGGTCGTCATCGCTCTCGCCGCACCCCCCATGACCGGCGGCGGTGCGACGCTCCCCGACTGGTACATCGCCCTCGTCGGCACGGTCGTCGTCCTGGTCGTCGCCGTCGGCGTGCTCGCACCGTGGCTGAACATCCGGATGCTCCGCGTCGGCGCCGGCATCGGGGCGGCCGGATACCTTCTCGCGGTGATGGGCTTCACCGCGGCCATCCCCTTCACCGTCTCGCTCGAACGCGTGCCGTGGATGCTCTCGACGGTCGGACTGGGGTCGGGCCTCGCGCTTCTGGCCGGCGGGGTGCCGTTCGCGAGCTTCACCCTCGTCTACGGCGCGGTCATGGGCTTCTCGTACCGCCTGCTGTTCGGCGGACTCGACCTTGACGGTATCGTCAACGACCTGCAGAGCGTCATGACCGCTGCGGTCGGATGCTTGCTCGTCGCGCGCCTTCTCGACGTGAGCAGATCGACCGACCGTGCGCGGGCGACGGAGGCCGAGGCGAGCGCACGTGCAGCAGCCGAGCGAGGGCGACTGGCCGCGCGCAGCCGCGCCGCGGCGCTCGTGCACGACGAAGTGCTCGCGACTCTGACGATCGCTGCGACGACGGGGGCGGCGGCATCCATGATCCCGCGCGGCGCGGTGTCTCATCAGGCGGCGAAGGCGCGGACACTCGTCGAGCAGCTCGATCGGGAGGGCGCGTCGCCCGTGGGCGAGTTGCGCGCGCGGCTCGAGGCGCTCACGACGGCAGCGGATGCCGAACTCGACGTCGCACTCGCGTCGACCGTCGAACCGACCCCCGCCGCCGAGGAGGCGTTGCTCGCGGCGGTCCGCCAAGCGCTCGACAACAGCGTCCGGCATGCGGGTGCGGGGGCGACCCGGCGCGTTTCGCTGCGCGCGACGGCGGACGGCATCACGATCGAGGTCGTCGACGACGGGTGCGGGTTCGACCCAGATGCCGTCCCTCGGGACCGGCTCGGGATCGCGACGAGCGTGCTGCGCCGTGTCCGGGACGTGCCGGGCGGGGTCGCGTCGGTCCGGAGCGCCCCCGGTCAAGGGACCGTCGTCTCGGTCGGGTGGGCTCCGTGGCGTGGGACGCCCGCAGGCTCTCCGACCCGGACGCGACCCCTCCGCGGTGTCGTCATCGCGACGGTCGCCGTCTTCGTCGTGACCCAGGGAGCTGCCGCGACGGCGGCCGCGCTCGCCGGACCCGTCTGGTGGACTCCGCCGATCTTGCTCCTCGCTCTTCTCGTGCTCGGGGCGGTGCTCCGCGGCGCCGCACGGCCGGTGCCGTCGGCGCGGGTCGCCGGTCTGATCGCTCTCGGCGCCGTCGCCGTCGCTGTCGCCGGCGCGGCCGTCAGCCCCTACGGCTTCGGCGCGTGGTGGTTCGTCGCCGCGTCGGCGTTCGTGCTCGCCTTCCTCGCACTCTCGGGGCGACCGCTCATCGCTGTGATCGCGCAGTCCGCCACAGCTGTCCTGCTCCTGGCGATCGTGGGGGTACGAGACGACGACCTCGTCACCCTCGGCTATGCGATCACACGGCCTCTCCTGATCGTCGCCGTCTCGGTCGCCGTGTCGATCGTCATCGCCCGGCTCCTGCGCCGCAGGCGCCTTCTCGATACGCAGACCATCGCTGACGCGGGGATGCAGGCATGGGATGCTGCGGCTCGGGCGGAGCTCGCCCACGGCGCGACGATGCTGCGCGCGAGGGTCGTCCCCGTCCTGAACCGCCTCGCCGACGACGACCCGCTGGACGAACACGACCGCAGTGCCTGCGCGAGTCTGGAGGGGCAGCTGCGCGACGAGTACCGCGCGGGGGTCCTCGTCCGAGACCCCCTCGACGCCGCCGTCCGCGCGGCCCGCGCGCGCGGGGTGGACGTCGTCCTCCTCGACGACGGCGACGGATCGGCATCCGACGTGCTCGTCGACGAGGTCGCCCGGTGGATGGCACCGCTCGTCGACGGCGCGCGTCAGCGCGTGCTCGGACGGCTCCTCCCCGCCGGGCGGTCGACGATCGCGACGATCGTGACGGATGACGAAACCACCCTTTTCCGGGGTCGGGACGACCTTCCCGCGTAG
- a CDS encoding DUF1048 domain-containing protein, translated as MAPKWIEVLTGSLEQKKQWRAYKARVAGFPSPYRESVDAIERYLLYAGGSDTESMMTMLDDLADLFERAAADGTPVHDIVGDDAVEFVETFKSNYGIGAWIAKEQNRLRDAIGQAEKEQS; from the coding sequence ATGGCGCCGAAGTGGATCGAGGTCCTCACCGGATCGCTCGAGCAGAAGAAGCAGTGGCGGGCCTACAAGGCGCGCGTGGCCGGGTTCCCGAGCCCCTACCGAGAGAGCGTCGATGCGATCGAACGCTATCTCCTGTACGCGGGCGGCTCCGACACCGAGAGCATGATGACGATGCTCGACGACCTCGCCGATCTGTTCGAGCGCGCAGCCGCCGACGGCACTCCCGTGCACGACATCGTCGGTGACGACGCCGTCGAGTTCGTCGAGACGTTCAAGAGCAACTACGGCATCGGCGCATGGATCGCCAAAGAGCAGAACCGGCTCCGCGACGCGATCGGGCAGGCCGAGAAGGAGCAGTCGTGA
- the idi gene encoding isopentenyl-diphosphate Delta-isomerase gives MSGPELVVLADDAGHAIGTALKSDVHTTETPLHFAFSCYVVDDEGRTLITRRALSKKAWPGVWTNTCCGHPAPGESVEDAVIRRMREELGLEIETLEPVLPDFRYRAVDSSGIVENEICPVFVARIRSDPRPNPEEVMEWAWVPLDALVAVAQSAPMTLSPWAVLQLSALPASFVSPSLVPQGEVDAAEATIRAN, from the coding sequence ATGAGCGGACCCGAACTCGTTGTGCTCGCCGATGACGCCGGACACGCGATCGGCACGGCGCTGAAGTCCGACGTGCACACGACCGAGACGCCGCTGCACTTCGCGTTCTCGTGCTACGTCGTGGACGACGAGGGCCGCACGCTCATCACGCGTCGTGCGCTGTCGAAGAAGGCCTGGCCCGGTGTGTGGACGAACACGTGCTGCGGGCATCCCGCGCCGGGCGAGTCGGTCGAAGACGCCGTCATTCGGCGCATGCGAGAAGAACTCGGCCTCGAGATCGAGACGCTCGAGCCCGTCCTCCCCGACTTCCGCTATCGCGCGGTCGACAGCAGCGGCATCGTCGAGAACGAGATCTGCCCCGTCTTCGTCGCGCGCATTCGCTCCGACCCGCGGCCGAATCCGGAAGAGGTCATGGAGTGGGCGTGGGTGCCGCTCGACGCCCTCGTCGCCGTCGCGCAGTCGGCGCCGATGACCTTGAGCCCGTGGGCCGTGCTCCAACTCAGCGCCCTCCCCGCCTCCTTTGTCTCACCTTCGCTTGTCCCACAGGGCGAGGTGGATGCCGCGGAGGCCACCATTCGCGCCAACTGA
- a CDS encoding CDGSH iron-sulfur domain-containing protein codes for MEPRPTTITAYPDGPLIVRGEAVLIDEHGEPIRQPRRTVALCRCGVSAIKPWCDGTHKLTGFRTSPGAADVGGR; via the coding sequence ATGGAGCCCCGCCCCACGACCATCACGGCGTACCCCGACGGACCCCTCATCGTCCGCGGGGAGGCGGTCCTCATCGACGAGCACGGGGAGCCGATCCGCCAGCCGCGCCGAACTGTCGCGCTGTGCCGGTGCGGCGTCTCTGCGATCAAGCCGTGGTGCGACGGTACGCACAAACTGACGGGCTTCCGGACGTCGCCGGGCGCCGCGGACGTGGGCGGGCGATGA
- a CDS encoding NAD(P)/FAD-dependent oxidoreductase, with protein MPQASARSDLDAVVVGAGPNGLAAAVTLARAGLRVIVFEASDEIGGGTATRELTLPGFRHDVCSAVHPLAFESRFFREFGLRERIPFVLPEVSYAHPLDGGRAGIAYRDLARTAEALGRDGRSYEALMRPLVQRAGRVAAFTGSPLVRIPDDPVTAALFALRSAEQGSFLWNTRFTEDVAPAMLTGVSAHAILPLPSIPAAGAGLALTAYAHGRGWPIPLGGSQSIADALADDLRAHGGEIVTGTRIRDLDELPRARATLLDVTPHALVRMAGKGLPDRYRRALTRFRYGNAAAKVDFALSAPVPWSDPRVGEAAAVHVGGSRAELAAGEREVARGRMPDSPYVLASQPTTWDPGRAPEGAHTLWTYTHVPAGSDVDRADAVIAQIERFAPGFRDTILAVSSRTAMDLDQHNPNYPLGDIAAGAPDLWQLARRPILSPRPWRTPVAGLYLSSASTAPGPGVHGLAGWYAALTALEERFGTRIRPDLSPHA; from the coding sequence ATGCCGCAGGCGAGCGCCCGATCCGACCTCGACGCCGTCGTGGTCGGCGCCGGACCGAATGGGCTCGCGGCGGCCGTCACGCTCGCACGCGCCGGTCTGCGCGTCATCGTCTTCGAGGCATCGGACGAGATCGGTGGTGGAACCGCGACGCGGGAGCTGACGCTTCCCGGGTTCCGTCACGACGTCTGCTCCGCGGTTCATCCGCTCGCCTTCGAGTCGCGCTTCTTCCGGGAGTTCGGACTGCGCGAGCGGATCCCGTTCGTGCTGCCCGAGGTCTCCTACGCGCATCCGCTCGACGGTGGACGGGCCGGGATCGCCTACCGTGACCTCGCACGCACGGCAGAGGCACTCGGACGCGACGGCCGTTCGTACGAGGCGCTCATGCGCCCGCTCGTCCAGCGCGCAGGACGCGTCGCAGCCTTCACGGGGTCGCCCCTCGTGCGGATCCCCGACGATCCCGTCACGGCGGCGCTCTTCGCGCTCAGGTCGGCCGAGCAGGGGTCGTTCCTGTGGAACACGCGATTCACCGAGGACGTCGCGCCCGCCATGCTGACAGGCGTCTCCGCGCACGCGATCCTGCCGCTCCCGAGCATCCCGGCCGCCGGCGCGGGACTCGCGCTCACCGCCTACGCGCACGGTCGCGGCTGGCCCATCCCCCTCGGTGGCAGCCAGTCGATCGCCGATGCGCTCGCGGATGATCTCCGCGCGCACGGCGGTGAGATCGTGACGGGGACGCGCATCCGGGACCTCGACGAGCTGCCGCGCGCCCGCGCGACGCTCCTCGACGTCACGCCGCACGCCCTCGTGCGGATGGCGGGGAAGGGTCTCCCGGATCGGTACCGCCGCGCACTCACGCGCTTCCGGTACGGCAACGCGGCGGCGAAGGTCGACTTCGCGCTCAGCGCGCCCGTGCCGTGGAGCGATCCGCGCGTCGGCGAGGCGGCGGCCGTTCACGTGGGCGGCTCACGCGCCGAGCTCGCGGCGGGGGAGCGCGAGGTCGCGAGGGGTCGGATGCCCGACTCGCCCTACGTGCTGGCGTCGCAGCCGACGACGTGGGACCCGGGTCGTGCGCCGGAGGGTGCGCACACGCTCTGGACGTACACGCACGTTCCGGCCGGGTCCGACGTCGATCGGGCCGACGCCGTCATCGCGCAGATCGAGCGCTTCGCGCCGGGGTTCCGCGACACGATCCTCGCCGTCTCGTCGCGTACGGCGATGGACCTCGATCAGCACAACCCCAACTATCCGCTCGGCGACATCGCCGCCGGCGCCCCTGACCTGTGGCAGCTCGCCCGTCGGCCCATCCTGAGCCCGCGCCCGTGGCGCACACCCGTGGCCGGACTGTACCTGAGCTCGGCCTCGACCGCCCCCGGTCCGGGCGTGCACGGCCTCGCCGGGTGGTACGCAGCGCTCACGGCGCTCGAGGAGCGCTTCGGCACCCGCATCCGTCCCGATCTCTCCCCGCACGCCTGA
- a CDS encoding PadR family transcriptional regulator, whose amino-acid sequence MGKQATEMLKGVLEGIVLAVLAQRAAYGYEITSWLRDEGFADIAEGTVYALLVRIEQRGLVDVEKVPSEKGPPRKVYSLNEQGCEYLNEFWRTWSFLSERLEQLREGKN is encoded by the coding sequence ATGGGCAAGCAGGCCACGGAGATGCTGAAGGGCGTGCTCGAGGGGATCGTCCTCGCGGTCCTCGCCCAGCGTGCGGCATACGGATACGAGATCACGTCGTGGCTCCGAGACGAGGGGTTCGCCGACATCGCCGAGGGCACGGTCTACGCGCTCCTCGTGCGGATCGAGCAGCGCGGACTCGTCGACGTCGAGAAGGTCCCCTCCGAGAAGGGCCCTCCGCGCAAGGTGTACTCGCTCAACGAGCAGGGGTGCGAGTACTTGAACGAGTTCTGGAGGACGTGGAGCTTCCTCTCAGAGCGACTGGAGCAGCTCCGCGAAGGGAAGAACTGA
- a CDS encoding iron-containing redox enzyme family protein: MTLAVPLDRRSTIADSRGPLSRAVLDALVDGPEDSLVRLAARAVAESTDVSRDEDVQLALFLLYSLHYGSLQDAGVGAADREWDPHLLAARAVLERAFEEQIRRDVDLPELPEASAPAVAELLFALTAPEPGPSLSRFVAKSATLEQVREFLIHRTIYTLREADPHSWAIPRLTGRAKAALVEIQSDEYGGGDPARVHATMFARTVRGVGLDDAYGVYLNAVPAVTLASHNLMSFFGLHARLRGAIVGHLAAFEMTSSIPNRMYGDGFRRLGFGDEVTAYFDEHVEADAVHEQIAGHDLAGALAEDEPALLADIVFGAAACLAYDARVGEHILAAWQDGRSSLRAREAM, translated from the coding sequence ATGACGCTAGCCGTCCCGCTCGATCGACGCTCGACCATCGCGGATTCCCGCGGCCCGCTCAGCCGCGCGGTTCTGGACGCTCTCGTCGACGGCCCCGAAGATTCGCTCGTCCGCCTCGCCGCGCGCGCCGTCGCGGAGAGCACCGACGTCTCGCGCGACGAGGACGTGCAGCTCGCTCTCTTCCTGCTGTACTCCCTGCACTACGGATCGCTTCAGGACGCCGGTGTCGGAGCCGCCGACCGCGAGTGGGATCCGCATCTGCTCGCGGCGCGTGCCGTCCTGGAGCGCGCGTTCGAGGAGCAGATCCGCCGGGACGTCGATCTGCCGGAGCTCCCAGAAGCGTCCGCACCCGCCGTCGCCGAACTCCTCTTCGCACTGACGGCACCCGAGCCCGGGCCGAGCCTGTCGCGGTTCGTCGCGAAGTCGGCGACCCTCGAGCAGGTGCGGGAATTCCTCATCCATCGCACGATCTACACGCTGCGTGAAGCCGACCCGCACTCGTGGGCGATCCCGCGACTGACGGGCCGGGCCAAGGCCGCACTCGTCGAGATCCAGTCCGACGAGTACGGCGGGGGTGACCCCGCGCGCGTCCACGCCACGATGTTCGCGCGGACGGTCCGCGGCGTCGGCCTCGACGACGCGTACGGCGTCTACCTGAACGCCGTACCGGCTGTCACGCTCGCGTCCCACAACCTCATGTCCTTCTTCGGCCTGCACGCGCGACTACGGGGCGCCATCGTCGGTCACCTCGCGGCGTTCGAGATGACCTCGTCGATCCCCAACCGCATGTACGGCGACGGGTTCCGCCGCCTCGGCTTCGGCGATGAGGTCACCGCGTACTTCGACGAGCACGTCGAAGCCGACGCCGTCCACGAGCAGATCGCAGGCCACGATCTGGCGGGTGCTCTCGCCGAGGACGAGCCCGCGCTGCTCGCCGACATCGTGTTCGGCGCCGCCGCATGCCTCGCCTACGACGCGCGCGTGGGCGAGCACATCCTGGCGGCCTGGCAGGATGGCCGCAGCTCGCTGCGGGCGCGCGAGGCCATGTGA
- a CDS encoding NAD(P)H-hydrate dehydratase gives MSNRSETITPSTLRAWGLPDPGESKKSRGRIIVVGGSRRTPGAVVLAGEASLRVGAGRLGVVVPKSVDAQLGAVIPEAAVFALPDDSTEPLSRVVRDEIARADAVLVGPGFDDPGETRATLTRVAECEPRTLVLDAYALGILPDVDRTMLPDRLILNPNTEETAILLGRDLGDDRIADLGDVAERYDAVVNCYGDIVDAVGNSWRIAAGGPGLGTSGSGDVLAGAIAGMAARGLEPAAAAAWGAWVHARAGDRLTDREGLGFLARDIAAELTLALHETLAPQTSA, from the coding sequence ATGTCGAACCGGAGTGAGACGATCACGCCGTCCACGCTGCGTGCGTGGGGGCTTCCCGACCCCGGTGAGTCCAAGAAGAGCAGAGGACGGATCATCGTCGTCGGCGGGTCGAGGCGGACGCCGGGAGCCGTCGTGCTGGCGGGCGAGGCGTCGCTCCGGGTCGGCGCGGGCCGGCTGGGAGTCGTCGTCCCGAAGTCGGTGGACGCGCAGCTGGGCGCTGTCATCCCAGAGGCCGCGGTCTTCGCGCTTCCCGACGACTCCACGGAGCCACTGTCCCGCGTCGTCCGCGACGAGATCGCACGCGCGGACGCCGTCCTCGTCGGCCCGGGGTTCGACGATCCCGGCGAGACCCGCGCGACGCTGACGCGGGTTGCGGAGTGCGAGCCGCGAACCCTCGTCCTGGACGCGTACGCCCTCGGCATCCTTCCCGATGTCGACCGCACGATGCTCCCCGATCGGCTCATCCTGAACCCCAACACCGAGGAGACGGCGATCCTGCTCGGCCGTGACCTCGGCGACGACCGGATCGCCGACCTCGGCGATGTGGCCGAGCGCTACGACGCGGTCGTGAACTGCTACGGCGACATCGTGGACGCCGTCGGGAACTCATGGCGGATCGCCGCGGGCGGGCCCGGACTCGGGACATCCGGCTCTGGCGACGTCCTTGCGGGGGCGATCGCGGGCATGGCGGCGCGGGGCCTGGAGCCCGCTGCGGCGGCGGCCTGGGGAGCATGGGTCCACGCTCGCGCGGGCGACCGGCTCACGGACCGCGAGGGGCTCGGCTTCCTGGCGCGCGACATCGCCGCCGAGCTGACCCTTGCCCTGCATGAGACACTCGCTCCACAGACCTCCGCGTGA